The Rhododendron vialii isolate Sample 1 chromosome 6a, ASM3025357v1 genome includes a window with the following:
- the LOC131330747 gene encoding uncharacterized protein LOC131330747 isoform X4: MSRVAKWKLEKTKVKVVFRLQFHATHIPQAGCDKLFISFIPADSGKATAKTTKANVRNGACKWGDPIYETTRLLQDSKSKQYEEKIYKFVVAMGSSRSSILGEACINLADYADALKPSIVALPLHGCDSGTILHVTVQLLTSKTGFREFEQQRELRERGLQTGIELNSHDEVGPGKVSSSVEYGNDQMDKVNARVRIRPESRDLPSLEQEVGLNEDYADSAVGFDGSSNTSESLYAEKHDASSTHEIESLKSTVSGDLNGLSHCQSPREEKGHTSGHRHLAQGSSDWVHGWSSDYSMDNDLAVAYEESSRLRSSLELAESSILELKLEISSLQSNADEIGIETQKFAHQLASEISSGEELAKEVSLMRSECSKLKGDLEQLRSPTLKGLSIVEDKIRELQHKLYLGFHDRDLRFLHSDMEALLVFLQGLKQGTEGTSCKLNFPSEIANMEFSQISLGSEKSILGNGLDLDLYQPPDMLHCLSIEPNSTGVSTSEMKGKIFELLRELDEAKAEREILSRKMDQMECYYEALVQELEENQKQMLVELQNLRNEHSTCLYTIATTSSDMESMREDMNGQILRFAEERRELDSINRELERRAITSEAALRRARLNYSIAVDQLQKDLDLLSFQVVSMFETNENLIKQALSETSQPCFLGHPDANCSPEGSDSNKVVQCKNQNGGQNKQAFGSDILLEDMKKSILLQEGLYLKVEEELSEMHVVNLNLDVFSKILQETLLEASIDTMFMEGKIVELARELDLSNKSKNYLMLQLQTAMDDVEVLNEYKASCTANCSDMALKNQVLEAKLESVSRENCLLTQKVTEWDALMRECRSYESKYIFCSTEKADLANLLKQETLENGNLQKEISSLTEDLKTVKSERDLAQVSSSAANSEIMAVKQKFKHDIHNMGSRVEMLNALAEKLQLELETLANKFHISSSDAEEKYVHQNEELLADLVLLELELEKLTSKNLDLSKEILDLDTVTEEVGKSKLKIAELTQETQDLRMSLKDKTEESVKLASELDSLKESLRFLQDELHVERSFRGNLEGTIADLTSRLDENQHFRQLASDLQEEKSRDCLILQQKHEECIEKLHKEISRLAEVDSELSKMDGYVIAADVKVIFLRTQCETQTEELRKMLFDVEVMLNRSLGGEAHWIEENAMLVNSVESLRLELKDSVAQHEHLSNLNSNMSVQLEECKKNVANMEAGFSKDKSEHGLEVQQLKHMLVLSQQEMDTLRSDLRESAAQYRVISDLNSIMSVQLEEYNKKVATSEVQLSNDKSEHNLEVQQLKNMLVLSKEEIDTLRLELKDYVTRHGVLSDLNSTMASHLEEYKNMLANVEVGFSKDKSEHSLEVEQLKHKLLLYEEDIDTLRLELKESVAQHGVLSDLNRFMTTQLEEYKEKLETLAFHSFKEKSERSLEVQQLKHILDLSEEEIDNLMSSKEELEITVKLFKAKLDEVHVHMASQDEYNDELTQRLSEQILKTEEFKNLSIHLRDLKEEAEAECAKAREKKEFEGQSVAMQDTLRIAFIKEQYENRLQELRQQLSVCKKHGEEMLWKLQDSVDELEKRKKSEASHLKTNEELSLKILELEAELQSVVSEKREKMKGYDRMKAELECALLSLECCREEKQMVEDSLKECNEENNRIAAELTLTQGQLENIASTMSNQKEEINRSDELGHVSGDTVLRKTYEENVYADGNGSTGKPCLNCMNQHRLRNCEELESASTTPRIGGERTVPANMQTFEGDLVTQSEDGITKHSFLEQGALLQNDAKHLAVINCHFKTQRLKCSMDNLQKELERMKSENSLPLDDLHFDPNSRGLQTELVQLHKANEELRGIFPLFNEFPGSGNALERLLALEIELAEALRTKQKSNTLFQSSFLKQHTDEQAIFQSFRDINELIEEMLELKGRYAAVENELKDMHDRYSRLSLQFAEVEGERQRLSMTLKNARTPKSFNHLSRSSSATDGDHPL, encoded by the exons ATGTCGAGGGTTGCAAAGTGGAAGCTTGAAAAGACTAAAGTAAAAGTGGTCTTTCGGCTGCAGTTTCATGCTACACAT ATTCCACAAGCTGGATGCGATAAGctgtttatatctttcattcCTGCTGATTCTGGAAAGGCAACGGCAAAGACAACAAAAGCGAATGTGAGAAATGGGGCATGCAAATGGGGAGATCCTATTTATGAAACAACAAGACTTCTCCAAGACTCCAAAAGCAAACAATATGAAGAAAAGATATACAAATTTGTTGTGGCCATG GGTTCTTCACGGTCTAGTATCCTTGGTGAAGCTTGTATCAATCTTGCTGATTATGCCGATGCGTTGAAGCCTTCCATTGTTGCACTGCCTCTTCATGGATGTGACTCTGGAACAATTTTACAT GTCACAGTTCAGCTGCTAACTTCGAAAACTGGATTCAG AGAATTTGAGCAGCAAAGGGAACTTAGAGAGAGGGGGCTGCAAACAGGCATCGAGCTAAACAGCCATGATGAAGTTGGTCCTGGTAAAGTATCATCTTCAGTAGAGTACGGCAATGATCAGATGGACAAG GTCAATGCAAGAGTTAGAATCAGGCCAGAATCTAGAGACCTTCCATCTCTCGAACAAGAGGTGGGGTTAAATGAAGATTATGCTGACTCAGCAGTGGGATTCGATGGTTCATCCAATACTTCGGAAAGTTTATACGCTGAAAAGCACGACGCCTCTAGCACGCATGAGATTGAAAGCCTGAAAAGTACGGTTTCTGGCGATCTAAACGGACTTTCCCATTGTCAAAGCCCTAGGGAAGAGAAAGGGCATACTTCTGGTCATCGGCATCTGGCACAGGGAAGCAGTGATTGGGTACACGGCTGGAGTTCAGACTATTCCATGGATAATGACTTGGCAGTTGCTTATGAGGAGAGTAGTAGACTCAGGAGTAGTTTGGAACTGGCCGAGTCTTCTATTCTTGAGCTTAAGTTGGAAATAAGCTCTTTACAAAGCAATGCAGATGAAATAGGCATTGAAACACAAAAGTTTGCCCATCAACTTGCTTCTGAGATCAGTTCAGGAGAAGAACTAGCGAAAGAGGTTTCTCTCATGCGGTCAGAGTGTTCAAAGTTAAAAGGTGATCTTGAACAGCTTAGAAGTCCAACATTGAAGGGGCTTTCAATCGTGGAGGATAAAATAAGAGAGCTTCAACACAAGTTATACCTTGGATTCCATGATAGAGACTTGAGGTTTCTTCACTCAGATATGGAGGCATTGCTTGTTTTTCTACAGGGACTCAAACAAGGAACTGAGGGAACAAGTTGTAAGCTAAATTTCCCTTCAGAAATAGCAAATATGGAGTTCAGTCAAATTTCACTGGGAAGCGAAAAGTCTATCCTGGGAAATGGGTTAGATCTGGACCTGTATCAGCCACCAGATATGCTTCACTGTTTAAGCATAGAACCTAATTCTACTGGTGTTAGCACCAGTGAAATGAAAGGCAAAATCTTTGAACTTCTAAGGGAGTTGGATGAAGCTAAAGCCGAAAGAGAAATCCTTTCAAGGAAAATGGACCAGATGGAGTGTTACTATGAGGCTCTTGTTCAGGAGCTGGAGGAAAATCAGAAGCAAATGCTTGTAGAGTTGCAGAATCTCAGAAATGAGCACTCTACTTGCCTTTACACTATTGCCACCACAAGTTCTGACATGGAATCAATGCGGGAAGACATGAATGGGCAGATCTTAAGATTCGCTGAAGAGAGACGTGAATTGGATTCCATTAACAGGGAGCTTGAAAGGAGGGCTATTACATCAGAAGCCGCGCTGAGGAGGGCCCGCTTGAATTACTCTATTGCAGTGGATCAGTTACAAAAGGACCTTGATCTGCTATCTTTCCAGGTTGTATCCATGTTTGAGACAAATGAGAACCTTATCAAACAAGCGTTGTCAGAAACTTCACAACCGTGCTTTCTAGGGCATCCAGATGCAAATTGTAGTCCTGAAGGATCTGATTCCAATAAAGTTGTGCAGTGTAAGAATCAAAATGGGGGCCAAAATAAACAAGCCTTTGGTAGTGATATTCTTTTGGAGGACATGAAGAAATCCATCCTTTTGCAGGAAGGGCTTTACCTGAAGGTTGAAGAAGAACTCTCTGAAATGCATGTGGTAAACTTGAACTTGGATGTTTTTTCAAAGATTTTACAAGAGACATTGCTTGAAGCAAGCATTGACACCATGTTTATGGAAGGGAAAATAGTTGAACTTGCACGGGAGTTGGATCTTTCAAATAAGTCCAAGAATTATTTAATGCTTCAGCTGCAAACTGCAATGGATGATGTTGAGGTCCTGAATGAGTACAAAGCTAGTTGCACCGCGAACTGTAGTGATATGGCTTTAAAGAATCAAGTTTTGGAAGCAAAGTTAGAAAGTGTTTCCCGTGAAAATTGTCTCCTTACTCAGAAGGTTACAGAATGGGACGCACTAATGAGGGAATGCAGAAGTTATGAAAGCAAATACATTTTTTGCTCTACTGAGAAAGCAGATCTGGCAAATTTGTTAAAGCAGGAAACACTAGAAAATGGGAATCTTCAAAAAGAGATATCCTCTTTGACAGAAGATTTGAAAACTGTCAAATCTGAAAGAGACCTTGCTCAAGTGTCCTCGAGCGCTGCCAACTCGGAAATCATGGctgtgaagcagaagttcaAGCATGACATACATAATATGGGTTCTAGAGTGGAGATGCTCAATGCCCTTGCAGAAAAGCTTCAGTTGGAACTTGAGACGCTTGCTAATAAATTCCATATTAGCTCTTCTGATGCTGAAGAAAAATATGTGCACCAGAATGAAGAGCTTTTGGCTGATCTAGTGCTGTTGGAATTGGAGCTGGAGAAACTGACTTCCAAGAATTTGGATCTTTCAAAAGAGATTTTGGACTTGGACACTGTCACTGAGGAAGTTGGAAAGAGTAAATTGAAAATTGCTGAGTTGACACAGGAAACCCAAGATCTGAGGATGTCTTTAAAGGATAAAACTGAGGAATCTGTCAAGCTGGCATCTGAGCTTGATAGTTTGAAAGAGAGTTTGAGATTTTTGCAAGATGAGTTGCATGTTGAGAGAAGCTTCAGAGGTAACCTAGAGGGTACTATTGCGGATCTAACTTCCCGATTGGATGAGAATCAACATTTCAGACAACTGGCATCAGATTTGCAAGAAGAGAAATCTAGAGACTGCCTTATTTTGCAGCAAAAGCATGAGGAATGTATAGAAAAGCTTCACAAAGAAATTTCCCGTCTTGCTGAAGTGGACAGTGAGTTATCAAAAATGGATGGATATGTAATTGCTGCAGATGTTAAGGTCATCTTTCTTAGAACCCAGTGTGAAACCCAAACTGAGGAGCTTCGCAAGATGCTTTTTGACGTTGAGGTAATGCTGAATCGCTCTCTTGGTGGTGAAGCACATTGGATTGAAGAAAATGCAATGTTAGTGAATAGTGTTGAGTCCCTGAGATTGGAGTTGAAAGACTCTGTTGCTCAACATGAACACCTTTCCAATTTAAACAGCAATATGTCAGTTCAATTGGAGGAGTGCAAGAAAAATGTGGCAAATATGGAGGCtgggttttcgaaagataaaagTGAGCATGGTCTGGAGGTGCAGCAATTGAAGCACATGCTGGTGCTTTCCCAACAAGAGATGGATACCCTGAGATCTGATTTGAGAGAGTCTGCTGCTCAATACAGGGTCATTTCAGATTTAAACAGCATTATGTCGGTTCAACTGGAGGAATACAATAAAAAGGTGGCAACTTCGGAAGTTCAGTTATCCAACGATAAAAGTGAGCATAATCTGGAGGTACAACAGTTGAAAAACATGCTGGTACTTTCTAAAGAAGAGATTGATACCCTGAGATTGGAGTTGAAAGACTATGTCACTCGACATGGAGTCCTTTCAGATTTGAACAGCACTATGGCATCTCATCTGGAGGAATACAAGAACATGTTAGCAAATGTGGAGGTTGGTTTTTCCAAAGATAAAAGTGAGCATAGCCTGGAGGTAGAACAGTTGAAGCACAAGCTGTTGCTATATGAAGAAGATATTGATACCCTTAGATTAGAGTTGAAAGAGTCTGTCGCTCAACATGGAGTCCTTTCAGATTTAAACCGCTTTATGACGACTCAACTGGAGGAATACAAGGAGAAGTTGGAAACTTTAGCATTTCATTCTTTCAAAGAGAAGAGTGAGCGTAGTCTGGAGGTACAACAGTTGAAGCACATACTGGACCTTTCTGAAGAGGAGATTGATAACCTGATGTCCTCAAAGGAAGAGTTGGAAATCACAGTAAAACTTTTCAAAGCCAAACTGGATGAAGTGCATGTTCATATGGCCTCACAAGATGAATATAATGATGAGCTCACCCAGAGGCTTTCTGAACAGATTCTGAAGACGGAAGAGTTCAAAAACTTGTCTATTCATTTGCGGGATCTTAAAGAAGAGGCCGAAGCTGAATGTGCCAAAGCTcgtgaaaaaaaagaatttgaaggCCAATCAGTTGCTATGCAGGACACACTGAGAATCGCTTTTATCAAGGAACAGTATGAAAACAGGCTGCAGGAACTGAGGCAACAGCTTTCTGTTTGCAAAAAGCATGGAGAAGAGATGCTTTGGAAATTGCAAGATTCCGTTGATGAACTCGAGAAAAGGAAGAAATCTGAAGCTTCTCACTTGAAGACAAATGAAGAGCTATCACTGAAGATCTTGGAGTTGGAGGCTGAGTTACAGTCTGTAGTTTCTGAAAAACGTGAAAAAATGAAGGGTTATGACCGTATGAAGGCGGAATTGGAATGTGCACTATTGAGCCTTGAATGCTGCAGGGAAGAAAAGCAAATGGTTGAAGATTCTTTGAAAGAGTGCAATGAGGAGAATAATAGAATTGCAGCTGAACTTACCCTGACTCAGGGACAGCTGGAAAATATTGCATCTACTATGAGTAATCAGAAGGAAGAAATCAACAGATCAGATGAGCTTGGCCATGTATCTGGTGATACAGTTTTACGAAAGACTTATGAGGAAAATGTATACGCTGATGGGAATGGCTCAACCGGGAAGCCTTGCCTTAACTGCATGAACCAACATAGGTTAAGGAACTGTGAAGAACTAGAAAGTGCAAGCACAACTCCAAGAATTGGAGGTGAGCGAACTGTTCCAGCAAACATGCAAACTTTCGAG GGTGATCTTGTAACACAAAGTGAAGATGGAATTACAAAGCATTCATTCCTAGAACAAGGGGCCTTGCTGCAGAATGATGCAAAGCATTTAGCTGTTATCAATTGCCATTTCAAGACCCAGAGGTTAAAGTGTAGCATGGACAATCTACAGAAAGAG TTGGAGAGAATGAAAAGCGAGAACTCCCTTCCACTGGATGATCTTCATTTTGATCCAAATTCTCGAGGTTTACAAACAGAACTGGTGCAGCTACACAAG GCAAATGAAGAGTTGAGAGGCATATTCCCTCTTTTTAATGAATTTCCGGGCAGTGGGAATGCATTAGAGAGGTTACTTGCTTTGGAAATTGAACTTGCTGAAGCACTGCGGACAAAGCAGAAATCAAACACTCTTTTTCAGAG TTCATTCCTGAAGCAACACACTGATGAGCAAGCAATATTTCAAAGCTTTAGAGATATCAATGAGCTGATCGAAGAGATGTTGGAACTCAAGGGAAGGTATGCAGCTGTGGAGAATGAGCTGAAGGACATGCATGATCGTTACTCTCGACTGAGTCTCCAATTTGCTGAGGTTgaaggagagagacagagactcTCTATGACACTCAAGAATGCCCGAACACCCAAGAGTTTTAATCACCTGAGTCGCTCCTCATCGGCTACTGATGGGGACCATCCCTTGTAG